GACCGTTCATCAGGCCGTGCACGGCCTGATCGGCATGGGGCTGCTGTGCCAGGTCCCTGACCCGGCCTCCGCTCGCAGCCGCTTGATCCGCCCCACCGGCGAAGGCGTTCGCGTCCATCACCGGGCCCAGGCCGCGCTCGCCGTGATCGAAGCCGAGCTGGCCCAGCGGATCGGCACCGCCGCCGTCGATGCGCTACGACAGGCGCTGACCGTCTCCTGGGGGGAGCCGCCCCTGGTGGCGGCTCCCTGAGTTGCTGGAGGCGGTGCCGACGTGCTGCCGCCGAGGCGTGTAGGCCGACATGCCCGTGTGTCAGTCCTGCTCACCGACCACGTCGATGGTGCAGGCGTGCGTGCCCGGTCCGGTGGCCACGGTGCCTGGGGGTCCATCACCGGAGAGGCGATACGGCCCAGCGCCGTCTGCGGGCCCGTCTCGGCGGGCGTTTCGCACTCGGGGGTCAGGTGCGCTTCAGGGCCACTGCGTCCGAGATCAGGGCCATGCCCCGCAGTGCGGCGGCAATAGGCCGGTGCACCGTTCCGGTGCCGGAAGCGGCACCGGAACGCGGTCGGCGCCAGTGGAGGCGGCTCGGCGGACGCCATCGCCGACGAGGTCGCGATGTCCGGCGGCGAGGAGCGCCGGGATGCCAAGCACGCCGCCGTGTACGACCACTGGCTGTGGCCGGACTGCGAAAGAACAGCGCGCTTTGCCTGGACACGACTTCGTGGTGGGTGGACGGCGGCATACAGCTCACCAGATGGAAATCCCTGGCCCGTGCCTCCGCCCGGAAGTTGACGATCAGGGGGATCGCGAAACTGATGCGGTGGTGATCTTCATCCAGAGAGTGGGTCGGACTCTGCGCGGAGCGGCGGTTGGGCAGGTCGGTCGTGGGTTGTGACGGTGACGCGGTACAGGCCCTGCTGGGGGAGCGATGCCAGTGCCACGAGGCATGTCCAACAGGAGCGAACTGCCGTATCGCTCCTGCCGATCCAGCCGACACCATTGCACCCATGACTCCCCGCCTGCGACTCAGCCGCCACGTCCTTGAGGTCTGTCACCCCGGGGGGCCTCCCTGAGACGATCGGGTGGATCGGCACCCGCTTCGGCACGATGGCCGCCATTCGGGACACCAGGGAAGTCCCGAGGAGTGAAACCGGCCGGCGCCGCTGGTGCGTTTCGCCTCTGGACGTACCAAGCCTCGCTCACCCGTGCCGACGAGGCACGTCCCTTACAGCCGGTCTGATCCGCCGGGCAGGCCCTGGGGTCCGGGTGCCCCTGCGCGCAACCCGTCCATGACGATGTCCAGCAGGCGCGTCGCCCTCGACTGCCAGTCATCGTGCGGGGCGAGCTGCCACAGGCCGGCGATGGCCAGCATGAAGTCGTCGGACGTGACGCCGGGACGGATCGTGCCGGCCTCCTCGCAGGCGCGGAGCAGAAGGTCCGCCGCGTCGGTCACCGGCGTGTGGCCCGGCTTCGTTGCCTTCCCGGACGAGGTGGCCTGGCGGATCGCCTCCGCCAGGCCGGCCTTGGTCATCGCGAACCCGGCGAGGTGGTCCATCCACGCCCGCAGCGCGCGGTCGGGCTCCCTGGTCTCCAGCAGCTCGGACGCGGAGTCGGCGATCTGCTGCACCCCGTGGCGGTAGAGCTCGAGGACGAGCGTCTCGCGGTTGGGGAAGTTCCGGTAGAACGTGCCCTGGCCGACGCCCGCCTTCTTGGCGATCGCGCTCAGCGGGGTGTCGGCGGCCCGGGAAAGTTCGGCGAGAGCCACTTCCAGGATGCGTTCGCGGTTGCGCTGCGCGTCCGAGCGCATGCGCGGGTCGTCCTTCTGCCGCACTCGTCCTCCTCGCCGACTCGTGTCCGAAAGCGGTCCTTGAGAACCGGACAGTTGTCCACTACGTTCGGACCGATAGCGGACAGCTGTCCGCTTGAGCTCACTCTAGCGTCGGACTGACGCCCCGACGTGTCCGGGACACGCGAAAGAAGGCTGAACATGGCCCCAGCCCCACCGTCTACGTCCAGCGACATCACCCTGAACATCAACGGCGAGAAGCACACCCTGCCCGTCGACCATCGCACCACCCTGCTCGACGCCCTGCGCGAGCGCCTCGACCTGACCGGTACCAAGAAGGGCTGCGACCAGGGGCAGTGCGGCGCCTGCACGGTACTGCTCGACGGGCGCCGGGCGGTGTCCTGTCTGCAACTCGCCGTGGCCGCCGAAGGACGCGAGATCACCACCATCGAGGGCTTGGCCGAGGGCGACCGACTGCACCCGGTGCAGCAGGCGTTCCTCGACCTGGACGGCTACCAGTGCGGCTACTGCACCCCCGGCCAGATCTGTTCGGCGATCGCGGTGATCGAGGAACACGCGGCCGGCTGGCCCAGCGCCGCCACCGACGACATCCGCCCCGAGGCCGGACCACCGCCCCTGAGCGCCGAGGAGATCCGGGAACGGATGAGCGGCAACCTGTGCCGCTGCGGCGCGTACGTCTCGATCGTCCAGGCCGTGGCCCGGGCGGCGGAAGCGAAGTCCGAGGAGGCGGCAGCGTGAGGGAGTTCCTCTACGACCGGGCCCCCGACGTCTCCGGGGCCCTGGCCCTGCTGGACGCCGACCCCGACGCCCGGTTCCTCGCCGGCGGCACCAACCTCGTCGACCTGATGAAGACCGGCGTCGAGCGGCCCGCCCGCCTGGTGGACGTCCGCGAACTCCCGCTGGACGACATCGAGGTGACGGCGGACGGCGGCCTGCGCATCGGCGCGACCGTCACCAACAGCGACCTCGCCGCCCACCCCGAAGTCCGCCGCCGCTACCCGGCGTTGGCCCAGGCCGTGCTGGCCGGCGCCTCCGGTCAGCTGCGCAACATGGCCACCGTCGGCGGCAACCTGCTCCAGCGCACCCGCTGCGGCTACTTCACCGACGTGACCAAGCCCTGCAACAAGCGTGTGCCCGGCAGCGGTTGCCCCGCGATCGAGGGCGAGCACCACAACCACGCCATCCTGGGCGCCTCCGAGCACTGCGTGGCGACCCACCCCTCGGACATGGGCGTCGCGCTGACCGCCTTCGACGCGGTCGTCTCGTACGAAACCGCCGACGGTTCGGGCGAAGTGCCCCTCGCCGACTTCTATCTTCCGGTCGGTGACACCCCGCACCGCGAGACCGCGCTGCCGCCGGGCGCACTGATCACCGGCGTCACCCTGCCGCCCGCTCCAGTGGCCGCCCGCTCCCGCTACCGCAAGGTGCGCGAGCGTGCCTCGTACGCCTTCGCCATCGGCTCGATCGCCGCCGCGCTCGACGTCCAGGACGGCGTCGTACGCGAGGTGCGCCTGGCCTTCGGGGCGGTCGCGTCCCGGCCCTGGCGGGCATCGGAGGCCGAGCGCGTCCTGACCGGAGCGCCGGCCGACGCCGCGACCTTCGCCGCCGCCGCGGACGCCGAACTCGCCGCGGCGAAACCGCTGTTGCACAACGCGTACAAGGTGACCCTCATGCGCAACCTCGTCGTGGCCGTGCTGACCGAACTGGCCGAGGAGGCTTCCCGATGACCACCGCCCCCACAGCACGCGAGAACGCCGTCGGCACCGCGCACACCCGCGTCGAGGGCCGCGACAAGGTCACCGGAGCCGCTCGCTACGCCGGTGAGATCCCGTTCGCCGACCTCGCATACGGCTGGCTGGCGCTGTCCACCATCGCCCGTGGCCGCATCCGCTCCATCGACACCGCCGACGTCCTCGCCAAGCCCGGCGTCATCGCCGTCCTGCACCACGGCAACGCCCCGCGGGTCGAGACCGGCTACATCGGTCTGCTGGGCGTCCCGGACCCGACCGCGACCGTCTTCCAGCACGACCGGGTGCCGCACGCGGGCTGGCCGGTGGCGCTGGTCGTCGCCGAGACCTCCGAACAGGCCCGGGAGGCCGCCGAAGCGCTGGTCGTGCACTACGAACAGGAGCCGCACGACGTCGACTTCACCGGCGAGCACCCCGACGCGTACCCGATCGACTCCCATGGGCCGGGGGTGATCGAGAAGGGCGACCTGGAGGCCGAACTCGCCACCTCCGCCGTCGTCGTGGACGCCGAGTACACCACCCCGGAAGAGCACCACAGCATGATGGAGCCGCACGCGGCCACCGCCCGCTGGGACGGCGGCCGGCTCGAAGTCGTCGACTCCAACCAAGGCACCTTCTGGGTCGCGAGCGAACTCGCCCAGATGTTCTCGCTCGACCCGTCCGCTGTCCGGGTGCGCTCCGAACACGTCGGCGGCGGCTTCGGCAGCAAGGGCATCCGCGCCCACCAGGTGGCCGCCGTCATGGCCGCGACCGAACTGCAGCGCCCGGTCCGCGTGGTCATGACCCGCCGTCAGATGTTCTCCCTCACCGGCTACCGCAGCCCCACCCGCCAGCGCCTGCGGCTCGGCGCCGACGCCGACGGCCGGCTGCGCGCGCTGGAGCACCGTTCGCTGAGCGCCACCTCCACCGTGCACGAGTTCGTCGAGTCGGCCGCCGGCCCGGCCCGGACCATGTACGGCGCCAACGCCCACCACACCGCCAACCGGCTCGTACGACTCGACGTGCCGACCCCTACCTGGATGCGCGGGCCGGGCGAGGCACCGGGGTCGTTCGCGCTGGAGTCGGCGATGGACGAACTCGCCGTGAAGTGCGGCCTCGACCCGATCGAACTGCGCGCCCGCAACGACCCCGAGACGGGCCCGGTGTCCGGGCTGCCGTTCAGCGGCCGCAACCTCATCGCCTGTTTCCGGGAAGGCGCCCGCAGGTTCGGCTGGGCCGACCGCGACCCGCGCCCCGGCCTGCGCCGCGAGGGACGCTGGCTGCTCGGCACCGGCACTGCGGCCGCGTCCTTCCCGGCCGGTGTCGGCCCGTCCACGGCAGCGGTGACGGCGGAGGCGGACGGCACCTACACCGTGGGGATCAACGCCGCCGACATCGGCACCGGCGCCCGGACCGCGCTCACCCTCGTCGCCGCCGACGCCCTGGAGACCGCACCGGAAAACGTCCGCGTGCACATCGGTGACAGCGACCTCGGTCCCGCGTTCATCGCCGGCGGCTCCATGGGCACCCGCTCCTGGGCCTGGGCGGTCACGATCGCCGCCGGGGAACTGCGGGAACGGCTTGCCCTCGGCGCCGACATCCCGCCGGAGGGGATCACCGTGCGGTCGGACACCACCGAGGCCATCGGCGCTCTCGCCCAGAAGGAACGGCACTCCTTCGGCGCCCAGTTCGCCGAGGTCGCCGTCGACCCCACCACCGGTGAAATCCGCGTGCGCCGCATGCTCGGCATCTTCGCGGCCGGCCGGATCGTCAACCCGCTCACCGCCCGCAACCAGCTCGTCGGCGGCATGACCTGGGGCATCTCCATGGCCCTGCACGAGGAGGCGGTCCGCGACCGGGCCCTGGGCAGCCACTATGGCGCCGACCTCGCCGGCTACCACGTCGCCGCCCACGCCGACGTCCCGGCCATCGAGGCGGACTGGATCGACGACCCGGACCCCGACGACCCGGTCGGCATCAAGGGCATCGGCGAGATCGGCATCGTGGGCGCCGCCGCGGCCGTAGCCAACGCGGTCTGGCACGCGACCGGCGTACGCCACCGGGACCTGCCGATCCGCCCCGACCGCGTCCTGACGGCAGGCGTCCGTGCTTGACCTCGCCGGGGAACTGCACCGCTGGATCGAGGAGGGCCGCGCGTTCGCCGTCGCCACCGTCGTGGCCGTCGGCGGCAGCGCCCCGCGCGGCCCCGGCGCCGCTCTCGCAGTCGACAGCGAGGGCACGGTCATCGGCTCGGTCTCCGGCGGCTGCGTGGAGGGAGCGGTCTACGACCTGTGCGTCCAGGCCCTCCAGGACGGCGAGACGGTCGTCGAACGGTTCGGCTACAGCGACGAGGACGCCTTCGCGGTCGGACTGACCTGCGGCGGGACCATCGACATCATGGTCACCCCGGTCGGCCCGGACGCGGCCGCGCGACCGGTGCTCCGGGCGGCCCTGTCAGCCGCCGCCCGGGACGAGCCGGCAGCCCTCGCCCGCGTTGTACGCGGCCCCGCCGAACTCCTCGGCGCGGCCCTGCTGGTGCGGCCGGGCGAAGCGGGAGCGGGGCCCTCCTGGCAGGGGCACGGGGCGGGCTCGTACGAAGGCGGACTCGGCGGGCACGCGGAGCTGGACCGTACGGCTGCCGGTGAAGCCCGTGCCCTGCTGGACGCCGGCCGCACCGGCACGGTCGAGCTGTCGGCGGACGGCTCGCGCTGTCCCGGCGGAGTGACCTTGCTCGTCGAGTCGAGTGTGCCGCCGCCTCGCATGATCGTGTTCGGGGCGATCGACTTCGCGGCGGCCCTCGTGCGGGTGGGCAAGTTCCTCGGCTACCACGTGACCGTGTGCGACGCCCGCCCCGTCTTCGCCACCACAACCCGCTTCCCGGAGGCCGACGAGGTCGTGGTCGACTGGCCGCACCGCTACCTGCGCGGCACCGCGACCGACGCGCGCACGGTGCTGTGCGTGCTCACCCACGACGCCAAGTTCGACGTACCCCTGCTGGAGGCGGCCCTGCGGATGCCGGCCGCGTTCGTCGGCGCCTTGGGCTCACGGCGTACGCACGCCGACCGGGAACGACGGCTGCGTGAAGCGGGCCTGAGCGACGGGGAGTTGGCGCGGCTTCGGTCGCCGATCGGACTCGATCTCGGTGCCCGCACACCCGAGGAGACGGCCCTGTCCATCGCGGCGGAGATCGTCGCCACCCGGCGGGGCGGGACGGGCACGCCCCTGACCGGGTCGGGCGGACCGATCCACCACGGCCAGGCGCCCCGACGTCCTCGTGCACCGGCTCTCATTGAGCATCCTGCGGTAGGCGCAAGGTGAAGGTTGCTCCCTTGCCCAGCCCGTCGGATTCCGCGGTGATGTCTGCGCCGTGGGCCCGGGCGACGCCCCGGACGATCACGTGGTGCCCGGGCGACGGTTCGCTGTGCACGGACAGCGTCACATGCCCGTGCCGATCGCACGCGGCCAGTGCGTTGCCGAGCAGGTCACCAGGACCTGAGTGATCCGGTCCGGGGTCGCAGACAGCGGAGTTCCCGTGGGCCGCTCCTTGGTGCGGTGGGTCGGGATGCGCGGTCGTGCCGCGGTGGCGCATGCGCTGCTGAAGACGCTCGAACGCGCTGGCCTGCGCCTCACACGACGAGTTCGCCATCGACCGCCGTATTGTCCGGCAGTCGGCGGACGGCCTGTTCGGTCTCCGGGAACGCACCAAGGTCTGGGGTACCACGACCGCCGCGACCGCAGCCATGCCGTCCAGCATGGGCCGACGCCTCGCCGAACCGCTGGCGTATCGCTTAGCGGGGCCTGAGTCCGTCGACGACGACGTCCAGCATTCGGTTCAGCTGGGGGCGCTGCTCAGGTGCGCCGGCCACGGAGAGCAAACCGGCGAGGATGCCGCCTACCTCGACCGGGTCGATGTCGCTGCGCAGTTCTCCTGCTGTGGCGCCGGCCTCGAGCACCATCGCCAGGACCTGTTGGACCTCGTCACAGACCGGTCCGGTGCCGAAGCGGCCGGAAGCGCTCATGGCCACCAGGGCCTCGCAGATGCCGCGTCGTTCACCGGCCCAGTCGGCGAATCGGAGCATCCACGCGTGGAGGGCCTGCGCGGGCGGCTTGGTAGCCAGCAGGGTGCGCGCATCTTCGCGCAAGGGCCGGATCTGGTCCCGGTAGACCTCTTCGACCAGATCCTCTCGGGTGGGGAAGTGCCGGTACAGGGTGGCGTTCCCCACTCCCGCACGTTTGGCGATCGCGTCCAGCGAGATCGCGCGTCCGGACGCGAAGGCTTCGGCGGCCGTGGCGATCAGCTGCTCGCGGTTGCGCTGCGCGTCGGCGCGCAGGGTGCTGCGTGGAGGTGTCATGACCTTCGCGATCGTGAGTGTCGGACGAGGTTCGGGAGCGAATCGGGGATGTCCCCGGTTCAGTGTACGGTGAGACAACCGGGGAGGTCCCCGATTGCGAGTGGTCTCACACCCTGCAGCGACGAAAGGTTTGCCATGCCTACAGCTCTCATCACCGGGGGGACGACCGGGATCGGCAGAGCGGCGGCCGAGCTGCTGCACGCCCGCGGCTACCAGGTCGCGGTCACCGGACAGGATCTCGAGTCCCTCGCGCGGGCGCAGTCCGAGCTCCCCGACGACGTGCTCGTCGTCCGATCCGACGGGCGCGTCCTCGCCGACACCGACGCCCTGATGTCGGCGGTGTCGGCGCGGTTCGGGTCGTTGGACCTGCCCTTCCTCAACGCCGGGATCTTCCGTCGGGCACCGGTTGCCGAGGTGACGGAGGAATCGTTCGACGAGCACGCCGACCTCAACTTCAAGGGCCAGTACTTCACCCTCCAAAAGGCCCTTCCCTCATGAACGACGGCGGCTCGATCGTGCTGACCATCGGCTTCGGATCCCGTCGCGGCACCCCTGACGCCACGGTGGGGTCGGCGACACGCGGCGCGCTGCTGGCCATGCTGCCTCGCTCGCGCTCGAACTGGCCCCGCGCAGGATGCGCGTCAACGCCGTGAGCCCCGGGGCCACCGGCACCCCGCTGCTCAACAAGCTGGGAGTGCCCGAGAGCGGCCGGGACGCCATGCGCTCGATGATCCCCTTCGAGCGCTTCGGATCCAGCCAGGAGGTCGCGGAAGCAGTCGCCTTCCTCGCCTCGGACGCCGCCGGCTACATCACCGGCCAGGACATCACCGTGGCCGGCGGCTACGGGCTCGGCGCCTGAAACCCGGGCGAGTCAACCACCAGTCCGCACCTCTCGAACGCCACGAACCGCACCCCACAGGAGAACACGATGGCACTCACTCTCGACACTTATCGGCTGCTGGGCCGTTCCGGACTCCGGGTCTCACCGCTGGCGCTGGGCACGGCGACCTTCGGCACCGAATGGGGTTGGGGCGCCGAGCGCGACGAGGCGCGCAAGCTCTTCGAGCGCTACACCGAGCTCGGCGGCAACTTCTTCGACACCGCCAGCACCTACACCAACGGCAGCTCCGAGCGACTGCTCGGCGAATTCGCCCGCACCAACCGCGACAAGATGGTGCTGGCGACGAAGTACTCGACGCTGCGTCAGCCCGGTGACCCGAATTCCGGGGGTACCCACCGCAAGAGCATGCTGGCGTCGGTGGAAGGCAGTCTGCGGCAGCTGAACACTGACTACATCGATCTGCTCTACGTGAACGTTTGGGACTTCAGGACGCCGGTGGAGGAGATCCTGCGGGGCCTGGACGACCTGGTGAGGCAGGGCAAGGTGCTGTACGTGGCGATCTCCAGCGCCCCGGCCTGGCAGGTGTCGCGCATGCAGGCGATCGCCGACCTGCGCGGCTGGTCGCCACTGGTCGCACTGGAGACCGAGTACAGCCTGATCGGGCGCACC
Above is a window of Streptomyces sp. NBC_00490 DNA encoding:
- a CDS encoding MarR family winged helix-turn-helix transcriptional regulator, which produces MNTPAPNLPQLLTEAKRWFDDALLASMEAAGEQPVTVAQASVFATLDEDGTTISELARRIGVTRQTVHQAVHGLIGMGLLCQVPDPASARSRLIRPTGEGVRVHHRAQAALAVIEAELAQRIGTAAVDALRQALTVSWGEPPLVAAP
- a CDS encoding TetR/AcrR family transcriptional regulator, translated to MRSDAQRNRERILEVALAELSRAADTPLSAIAKKAGVGQGTFYRNFPNRETLVLELYRHGVQQIADSASELLETREPDRALRAWMDHLAGFAMTKAGLAEAIRQATSSGKATKPGHTPVTDAADLLLRACEEAGTIRPGVTSDDFMLAIAGLWQLAPHDDWQSRATRLLDIVMDGLRAGAPGPQGLPGGSDRL
- a CDS encoding (2Fe-2S)-binding protein is translated as MAPAPPSTSSDITLNINGEKHTLPVDHRTTLLDALRERLDLTGTKKGCDQGQCGACTVLLDGRRAVSCLQLAVAAEGREITTIEGLAEGDRLHPVQQAFLDLDGYQCGYCTPGQICSAIAVIEEHAAGWPSAATDDIRPEAGPPPLSAEEIRERMSGNLCRCGAYVSIVQAVARAAEAKSEEAAA
- a CDS encoding FAD binding domain-containing protein, translating into MREFLYDRAPDVSGALALLDADPDARFLAGGTNLVDLMKTGVERPARLVDVRELPLDDIEVTADGGLRIGATVTNSDLAAHPEVRRRYPALAQAVLAGASGQLRNMATVGGNLLQRTRCGYFTDVTKPCNKRVPGSGCPAIEGEHHNHAILGASEHCVATHPSDMGVALTAFDAVVSYETADGSGEVPLADFYLPVGDTPHRETALPPGALITGVTLPPAPVAARSRYRKVRERASYAFAIGSIAAALDVQDGVVREVRLAFGAVASRPWRASEAERVLTGAPADAATFAAAADAELAAAKPLLHNAYKVTLMRNLVVAVLTELAEEASR
- a CDS encoding xanthine dehydrogenase family protein molybdopterin-binding subunit — protein: MTTAPTARENAVGTAHTRVEGRDKVTGAARYAGEIPFADLAYGWLALSTIARGRIRSIDTADVLAKPGVIAVLHHGNAPRVETGYIGLLGVPDPTATVFQHDRVPHAGWPVALVVAETSEQAREAAEALVVHYEQEPHDVDFTGEHPDAYPIDSHGPGVIEKGDLEAELATSAVVVDAEYTTPEEHHSMMEPHAATARWDGGRLEVVDSNQGTFWVASELAQMFSLDPSAVRVRSEHVGGGFGSKGIRAHQVAAVMAATELQRPVRVVMTRRQMFSLTGYRSPTRQRLRLGADADGRLRALEHRSLSATSTVHEFVESAAGPARTMYGANAHHTANRLVRLDVPTPTWMRGPGEAPGSFALESAMDELAVKCGLDPIELRARNDPETGPVSGLPFSGRNLIACFREGARRFGWADRDPRPGLRREGRWLLGTGTAAASFPAGVGPSTAAVTAEADGTYTVGINAADIGTGARTALTLVAADALETAPENVRVHIGDSDLGPAFIAGGSMGTRSWAWAVTIAAGELRERLALGADIPPEGITVRSDTTEAIGALAQKERHSFGAQFAEVAVDPTTGEIRVRRMLGIFAAGRIVNPLTARNQLVGGMTWGISMALHEEAVRDRALGSHYGADLAGYHVAAHADVPAIEADWIDDPDPDDPVGIKGIGEIGIVGAAAAVANAVWHATGVRHRDLPIRPDRVLTAGVRA
- a CDS encoding XdhC/CoxI family protein, which encodes MLDLAGELHRWIEEGRAFAVATVVAVGGSAPRGPGAALAVDSEGTVIGSVSGGCVEGAVYDLCVQALQDGETVVERFGYSDEDAFAVGLTCGGTIDIMVTPVGPDAAARPVLRAALSAAARDEPAALARVVRGPAELLGAALLVRPGEAGAGPSWQGHGAGSYEGGLGGHAELDRTAAGEARALLDAGRTGTVELSADGSRCPGGVTLLVESSVPPPRMIVFGAIDFAAALVRVGKFLGYHVTVCDARPVFATTTRFPEADEVVVDWPHRYLRGTATDARTVLCVLTHDAKFDVPLLEAALRMPAAFVGALGSRRTHADRERRLREAGLSDGELARLRSPIGLDLGARTPEETALSIAAEIVATRRGGTGTPLTGSGGPIHHGQAPRRPRAPALIEHPAVGAR
- a CDS encoding TetR/AcrR family transcriptional regulator, whose amino-acid sequence is MTPPRSTLRADAQRNREQLIATAAEAFASGRAISLDAIAKRAGVGNATLYRHFPTREDLVEEVYRDQIRPLREDARTLLATKPPAQALHAWMLRFADWAGERRGICEALVAMSASGRFGTGPVCDEVQQVLAMVLEAGATAGELRSDIDPVEVGGILAGLLSVAGAPEQRPQLNRMLDVVVDGLRPR
- a CDS encoding SDR family NAD(P)-dependent oxidoreductase, translated to MPTALITGGTTGIGRAAAELLHARGYQVAVTGQDLESLARAQSELPDDVLVVRSDGRVLADTDALMSAVSARFGSLDLPFLNAGIFRRAPVAEVTEESFDEHADLNFKGQYFTLQKALPS
- a CDS encoding SDR family oxidoreductase, producing the protein MSPGATGTPLLNKLGVPESGRDAMRSMIPFERFGSSQEVAEAVAFLASDAAGYITGQDITVAGGYGLGA
- a CDS encoding aldo/keto reductase translates to MALTLDTYRLLGRSGLRVSPLALGTATFGTEWGWGAERDEARKLFERYTELGGNFFDTASTYTNGSSERLLGEFARTNRDKMVLATKYSTLRQPGDPNSGGTHRKSMLASVEGSLRQLNTDYIDLLYVNVWDFRTPVEEILRGLDDLVRQGKVLYVAISSAPAWQVSRMQAIADLRGWSPLVALETEYSLIGRTAERDLIPMAREMGLGVVPFSPLGGGVLTGKYSREDQNPAGSVVGETAGNRKSLNVALGWVTDRNLAIADVVKEVASELGRTPAQVALAWTLNAPGVTAPIIGARTIAQLEDNLGALRVDLTPFQLARLDEVSAIDLGNPHDLLASDHIRTVTTGDMKIETLG